Within the Setaria viridis chromosome 3, Setaria_viridis_v4.0, whole genome shotgun sequence genome, the region CACCTTGCTTGTGTGCACAAGTGTTTTCAGTTTTCAGAGAGTGACCCAGTATACTTCCACTATTGAAAAAGCTGAAACCTGCAATGTACCATGACTCCATGAGAAAAGGAAGCTGATCAAGTAGCATTCTAGGTCCAAGAAAAGGTTCATCACTTCATCGTGATGCCTTAATTCGGTATTCCAAGTAAATGTGATGCTAGAAAACTTGAACTGTATAAATTTGTCTTCAGAAAGGCGGAGTTTGAATTCAAACTGGTAGAAGTTTAGTTTGAGAATGGTGAATGATGTTGTCCTTAACACAGCAGTAGGTCAAATTAGAATCTGGCAATCCTGAATCCACTGCCGGACTTGTAATAAACGATCCATTTAGTATTATGAACAGCTAAACAACTAGGAAATTTGAATTCAGATCCAGATCTGAGCACCAGCCCGGTCAAAATCGAGAAGCTGTCATGCCACGTGCGCCAAGCACCTCCCCAAATGGGAATCCACTGCTGCACGTGCTGATCCATCAAATGaaaggttgtttttttttttgtaagtcATCTACTTGAAAGCTCAAACTATATTACCACAAAGTGATTTCTCTGATTGAAAACAGCtaagaaaaaaatcatatatgCCATTTTTCTAGAACAGAGGATCCTGGCCCCGTATAAGTAGCACATTGCTGGGTGAATTCGACATATTTGAATTTGATGAATACCGCACAAACATTGTATTGACTAAATTAAGTAATTCAACCCAAAGCTGACCGTTCTTTTTGCCCATGGTTTCGCCATTACCAGTATTCAAGACGAACGACAACTCGTCGGTGGTGCAGACCACTAACGCCACCACCTACGACCTCTGCGACCCCAGCGACGACCCGGAAACCTTAatctacggcggcggcggcggcgggggcggcggcctcGAGCAGAACAACACCATCCCGGTCGCTCTCGTCCTCGAGGGCACCAACTACTtcttctccgacgccgacgGCGGCTCCCAGTGCCAGCAGGGGATGCGCTTCGAGATCAAGGTCCAGCACGGCCAGGGCCTGCCGCCGTCGCTGAAGAGCCCGCCCCCGGCACCCAAGGAGCGGGTCCtcgcgccgcctccggccgggaCGGCCTTCTCGGGCACCGGCGGGGTCGAGCCTGGGGACGGCGCTGGGGACAACGGCGGCGCCGGAAGGAGCGGCGCgagcagagcggcggcggccggcggccggttcTTGGGGGCGGCTGTCGGTGTGGCTCTGGCGATTCTGGTTGCTGCGTGAGTTGAGTTGGTGGGGTCGTGATGTCAGAGTAGGAG harbors:
- the LOC117846971 gene encoding early nodulin-like protein 18, whose product is MARLPRPSAAAVAVMATAVVLLASAPAARADSPAAGDAPEYRNHTVGGADGWFFDAKANATSGNYSGWANGETFYLGDYLIFKTNDNSSVVQTTNATTYDLCDPSDDPETLIYGGGGGGGGGLEQNNTIPVALVLEGTNYFFSDADGGSQCQQGMRFEIKVQHGQGLPPSLKSPPPAPKERVLAPPPAGTAFSGTGGVEPGDGAGDNGGAGRSGASRAAAAGGRFLGAAVGVALAILVAA